The following proteins are encoded in a genomic region of Takifugu flavidus isolate HTHZ2018 chromosome 3, ASM371156v2, whole genome shotgun sequence:
- the sh3yl1 gene encoding SH3 domain-containing YSC84-like protein 1: MSNPIPSNLKSEAKKAARILRDFTEISNRNGPDKLIPAHVIAKAEGLAIISVIKAGFMVTARAGSGIVIARLADRRWSAPSAIGIAGLGGGFEIGVEVSDLVIILNQRRAIEAFTKGGNLTLGGNLTVAVGPVGRNVEADVALRSTAAVFTYCRSRGLFAGISLEGSYLIERKDTNRKFYSRDVRASGILNGDVEPPHECSDLYHVLEKYTEAYTADWTSKNMRPKSSGPPSRPPAPPQQRASACYKPPAANDVTTGRKNALYPSVSIYKSDTSSQFASRNSQNLEDRPAVCGATGQLVVTATHPFTGQQPGDLSFAPGDRITVITRTDTQNDWWEGQLADGRVGIFPANFVTF, from the exons A TGAGTAACCCGATCCCGTCCAATCTGAAGTCGGAGGCCAAGAAAGCCGCACGCATCCTGAGAGACTTCACCGAGATCTCCAACAGGAACGGACCCGACAAACTTATACCTG CCCATGTGATCGCCAAGGCGGAGGGTCTGGCCATCATCTCCGTCATCAAAGCCGGCTTCATGGTCACCGCGAGAGCAGGCAGTGGCATCGTGATCGCCAGACTGGCTGACAGAC GCTGGTCGGCACCTTCGGCCATCGGCATCGCTGGTCTGGGAGGAGGCTTTGAGATTGGGGTGGAG GTGTCAGATCTGGTCATCATCCTGAACCAGCGCAGAGCCATCGAGGCCTTCACCAAGGGGGGGAACCTGACACTGGGGGGGAACCTGACTGTCGCTGTGGGACCTGTAGGCAG GAATGTCGAGGCCGATGTTGCTCTTCGAAGCACAGCAGCGGTCTTCACGTACTGTCGATCCAGAGGTTTGTTTGCCGGCATTTCCCTGGAAGGGTCTTACCTGATCGAACGCAAAGacaccaacaggaa GTTCTACTCCAGAGACGTACGTGCATCAGGTATTTTAAACGGAGACGTGGAGCCACCACACGAGTGTTCTGATCTTTACCACGTCTTGGAGAAATACACCGAGGCCTACACGGCCGACTGGACTAGCAAGAATATGCGTCCCAAG TCTTCTGGTCCTCCATCCAgacctccagcccctcctcAGCAGAGAGCATCAGCCTGCTACAAGCCACCAGCAGCGAACG ATGTGACTACTGGAAGGAAAAACGCCCTCTACCCGAGTGTCTCAATCTACAAGTCTGATACCTCGA GTCAGTTTGCCTCCAGGAACTCTCAAAACTTGG AGGACAGACCAGCAGTCTGTGGAGCCACTGGACAGCTGGTTGTCACGGCAACCCACCCGTTCACTGGGCAACAGCCCGGAGACCTGAGCTTCGCCCCCGGTGACCGCATCACAGTCATCACCAGGACAGACACCCAGAACGACTGGTGGGAGGGACAGCTGGCTGACGGGAGGGTCGGCATCTTTCCCGCCAACTTTGTCACTTTCTGA